In a genomic window of Streptomyces koelreuteriae:
- a CDS encoding SMP-30/gluconolactonase/LRE family protein has translation MNRPTALVPRHYIALGHGPEDVVADPRGRVLAGVADGRILRLDGLADPVTARTEVIAETGGRPLGLELLPDGDLLVCDAERGLLRVDTGDGTVRILADSVAGEPLRFCSNVVSLSDGTVYFTVSSRRHPLEHWIGDIVEHIGTGRLLRLAPGDDTPEVVLDGLQFANGLAVGAAESFLVVAETGACRLVRHWLTGPEAGRSEPFAENLPGMPDNLWRGAPDGPVWVALAGPRVPPLDLLHRSAPPVRRAAARVAMHAPFRPTGTIAVLAFDDEGRVLHHLTRRRSGYRMVTSVCEADGHLVLGSLWEPGVAICEPPAPK, from the coding sequence ATGAACCGTCCCACGGCACTGGTCCCACGCCACTACATCGCGTTGGGCCACGGCCCCGAGGACGTGGTCGCCGACCCGCGCGGCCGTGTGCTGGCCGGCGTGGCGGACGGCCGCATCCTGCGCCTGGACGGTCTGGCGGACCCCGTCACGGCCCGCACCGAGGTGATCGCCGAGACCGGCGGCAGGCCGCTGGGCCTCGAACTCCTCCCGGACGGCGACCTGTTGGTGTGCGACGCCGAACGCGGCCTGCTGCGCGTCGACACCGGCGACGGCACAGTCCGTATCCTCGCCGACTCGGTGGCGGGGGAGCCGCTGCGGTTCTGCAGCAACGTCGTGTCCCTCTCCGACGGCACCGTCTACTTCACCGTCTCCAGCCGCCGCCATCCCCTGGAGCACTGGATCGGCGACATCGTCGAGCACATCGGAACGGGACGGCTGCTGCGGCTGGCGCCGGGCGACGACACTCCCGAGGTGGTGCTGGACGGGCTTCAGTTCGCCAACGGCCTCGCCGTCGGCGCCGCCGAGTCCTTCCTCGTCGTCGCCGAGACCGGAGCCTGCCGGCTCGTCCGCCACTGGCTCACCGGGCCCGAGGCCGGACGCAGCGAACCCTTCGCCGAGAACCTCCCGGGCATGCCCGACAACCTCTGGCGCGGCGCCCCGGACGGACCGGTCTGGGTCGCGCTGGCCGGACCCCGCGTCCCGCCCCTCGACCTCCTCCACCGCAGCGCACCCCCGGTCCGCCGCGCCGCCGCCCGCGTGGCCATGCACGCCCCGTTCCGCCCCACCGGCACGATCGCCGTGCTGGCCTTCGACGACGAGGGCCGCGTCCTCCACCACCTCACCCGCCGCCGCTCCGGCTACCGCATGGTCACCAGCGTGTGCGAAGCGGACGGCCACCTCGTGCTGGGCAGCCTCTGGGAGCCCGGCGTGGCGATCTGCGAGCCGCCCGCCCCGAAGTGA
- the crcB gene encoding fluoride efflux transporter CrcB, translated as MTAPEDLRVQAPTPRPPSWRAQVPVVTAVALGGGAGAAARYAAALWWPTAPGGFPWTTLWVNIAGCAVIGVLMVAVTEIRTAHPLVRPFFGTGVLGGFTTFSTYAVDLQKLLEGRHVGTGLAYLAATPLAALAAVWLGARSTRRLLGSGAGRAGRADTVGKESL; from the coding sequence ATGACAGCCCCCGAGGACCTGCGCGTTCAGGCCCCCACCCCACGTCCGCCCTCCTGGCGCGCCCAGGTGCCCGTCGTGACCGCGGTGGCGCTCGGCGGGGGAGCGGGTGCGGCCGCCCGGTACGCGGCCGCGCTGTGGTGGCCCACCGCTCCGGGCGGTTTCCCCTGGACGACCCTCTGGGTCAACATCGCCGGCTGTGCCGTGATCGGTGTGCTCATGGTGGCCGTCACCGAGATCCGGACCGCCCACCCCCTCGTCCGGCCCTTCTTCGGCACCGGCGTCCTCGGCGGCTTCACCACCTTCTCGACGTACGCCGTCGACCTCCAGAAGCTGCTCGAAGGCCGCCATGTCGGCACCGGCCTGGCCTACCTCGCGGCGACCCCGCTCGCGGCTCTCGCGGCGGTCTGGCTCGGGGCCCGGTCGACCCGCCGGCTCCTGGGCAGCGGAGCGGGCAGAGCGGGCCGAGCGGACACCGTGGGTAAGGAGTCGTTGTGA
- the crcB gene encoding fluoride efflux transporter CrcB yields the protein MNWLLVIGGAIVGAPLRYLTDRAVQSRHGSAFPWGTLTVNVTGCLVLGLLTGAASQLQLLLGTGLCGALTTYSTFSYETLRLAETGARLQAAVNVAVSVAAGLGAAFAGVALARV from the coding sequence GTGAACTGGCTGCTGGTCATCGGCGGCGCGATCGTCGGCGCCCCGCTGCGCTACCTCACCGACCGGGCGGTCCAGTCCCGGCACGGCTCGGCCTTCCCCTGGGGCACTCTCACGGTGAACGTCACCGGCTGCCTGGTCCTCGGCCTGCTCACCGGCGCGGCCTCGCAGCTCCAGCTGCTGCTCGGCACCGGTCTGTGCGGGGCCCTGACGACGTACTCGACGTTCTCCTACGAGACGCTGCGGCTGGCGGAGACGGGGGCCCGCCTCCAGGCCGCCGTCAATGTGGCGGTGAGTGTGGCGGCCGGTCTCGGGGCGGCGTTCGCGGGCGTCGCGCTCGCGCGTGTGTGA
- a CDS encoding undecaprenyl-diphosphate phosphatase: MSVISVGQAIVLGAVEGVTEFLPVSSTGHLKIVEGLMGIPVDDHAVVGFSAVIQVGAIAAVLVYFFKDIVRILSAWGRGLRDREERYHHDYKFAWWVIYATIPIVLVGLAAKPLIQGPLASLWVVAGSLIAGSGVMWAADQLGRHKRGEDDTSFKDAMLVGSSQILALLFPGFSRSGATMSTALLLDLDRVAATRLSFFLGIPALTGAGLYELKDALGVGVGAAPLAAGTLVSFVVAYASIAWLLKFVAKHSFNAFVIYRIVVGVLLFGLLGAGVISS, encoded by the coding sequence ATGAGCGTCATCAGCGTCGGTCAGGCCATCGTCCTCGGAGCCGTCGAGGGGGTGACCGAGTTCCTGCCCGTCTCCTCCACCGGCCATCTGAAGATCGTCGAGGGGCTCATGGGCATCCCCGTCGACGACCACGCCGTGGTCGGGTTCTCGGCGGTCATCCAGGTCGGTGCGATCGCCGCGGTGCTCGTGTACTTCTTCAAGGACATCGTGCGGATCCTCTCCGCCTGGGGGAGGGGACTGCGCGACCGCGAGGAGCGGTACCACCACGACTACAAATTCGCCTGGTGGGTCATCTACGCGACCATCCCGATCGTCCTCGTCGGACTCGCCGCCAAGCCGCTCATCCAGGGCCCCCTCGCCTCACTGTGGGTGGTGGCCGGCTCGCTGATCGCCGGCAGCGGGGTGATGTGGGCGGCGGACCAGCTCGGCCGGCACAAGCGCGGCGAGGACGACACCTCGTTCAAGGACGCCATGCTGGTCGGCAGCTCCCAGATCCTCGCCCTGCTCTTCCCCGGCTTCTCCCGATCCGGCGCCACCATGTCCACCGCGCTGCTCCTCGACCTGGACCGCGTGGCGGCCACCCGGCTCTCCTTCTTCCTCGGCATCCCCGCCCTGACCGGCGCCGGCCTCTACGAGCTCAAGGACGCCCTGGGCGTCGGGGTGGGCGCGGCCCCGCTCGCGGCCGGCACACTCGTGTCGTTCGTCGTGGCGTACGCCTCCATCGCCTGGCTGCTGAAGTTCGTCGCCAAGCACTCCTTCAACGCGTTCGTGATCTACCGGATCGTGGTGGGGGTGCTGCTGTTCGGCCTGCTCGGAGCGGGTGTGATCAGCAGCTGA
- a CDS encoding FadR/GntR family transcriptional regulator: MEAVLAHLRGAIERGEYAIGDKLPSEAELCRTLEVSRPVLREALRALQTMGLTVSRTGKGTFVVASTVEDPTFGDYSASDLLEVRRHVEIPVAGYAARRRTPENLDHLAHILDRMEKETDTTAWVAMDTLFHLAVAEAAQNPVFRRVIEEIRDALARQSAFLNELGGRREQSNREHRAIVEALIDGSENDAVEAMAHHLDRVETTLTDIVRSARTHTPTEGGTEA; this comes from the coding sequence ATGGAAGCGGTGCTGGCGCATCTGCGCGGCGCCATCGAGCGGGGCGAGTACGCCATCGGCGACAAGCTCCCCTCCGAGGCGGAGCTGTGCCGCACCCTGGAGGTCTCCCGGCCCGTGCTGCGCGAGGCCCTGCGGGCCCTGCAGACCATGGGCCTGACCGTGTCCAGGACCGGCAAGGGCACCTTCGTCGTCGCCAGTACCGTCGAGGACCCCACCTTCGGCGACTACTCGGCGAGCGACCTGCTGGAGGTGCGCCGCCACGTCGAGATCCCGGTCGCGGGCTACGCGGCCCGGCGCCGCACCCCGGAGAACCTCGACCACCTGGCCCACATCCTGGACCGGATGGAGAAGGAGACGGACACCACCGCGTGGGTCGCCATGGACACGCTGTTCCATCTCGCCGTGGCCGAGGCCGCCCAGAACCCGGTCTTCCGCCGGGTCATCGAGGAGATCCGGGACGCCCTGGCCCGCCAGTCCGCCTTCCTCAACGAGCTGGGCGGCCGCCGCGAGCAGTCCAATCGCGAGCACCGCGCGATCGTCGAGGCGCTGATCGACGGTTCCGAGAACGACGCGGTGGAGGCCATGGCCCACCACCTCGACCGCGTCGAGACCACCCTCACCGACATCGTGCGTTCCGCGCGCACGCACACCCCCACGGAAGGCGGAACCGAGGCGTGA
- a CDS encoding amino acid permease: MSEQSLHEGVQKRSGHVDAGDAGYSKSLKSRHVNMIAIGGAIGTGLFLGAGGRLADAGPSLFIAYAVCGIFAFLVVRALGELVLYRPSSGAFVSYAREFMGEKGAYTAGWMYFLNWATTGIADITAVATYTHYWGMFSDIPQWVIALIALAVVLTVNLISVKIFGELEFWFAIIKVGALVLFMCIGIFLLVTQHPVDGHSPGPSLISDSGGVFPNGLLPMLLIIQGVVFAYASVELVGVAAGETENPEKIMPKAINSIMWRVGLFYVGSVVLLSMLLPWNKYTAGESPFVTVLGNIGIPAAGDVMNLVVLTAAMSSLNSGLYSTGRILRSMAMAGSAPRFTAVMSRSQVPYGGILLTSGICVLGVGLNFVVPAEAFEIVLNFAAIGILATWGLIMICHLLFWQKTQKGELTRPDYRLPGSPWTEIVTLAFLASVLVLMYADGGAGRTTVLCLPLIVGALVVGWFAIRGRVAAKSTTGADA; encoded by the coding sequence GTGAGTGAGCAATCCCTGCACGAAGGCGTGCAGAAACGTTCCGGCCATGTCGACGCCGGAGACGCGGGCTACAGCAAGTCCCTGAAGTCCCGGCACGTCAACATGATCGCCATCGGCGGAGCCATCGGCACCGGCCTCTTCCTCGGCGCCGGCGGCCGCCTCGCCGACGCGGGCCCGTCCCTCTTCATCGCCTACGCGGTCTGCGGCATCTTCGCCTTCCTCGTCGTACGCGCCCTCGGCGAACTCGTGCTGTACCGGCCCTCCTCCGGCGCCTTCGTGTCGTACGCCCGTGAGTTCATGGGGGAGAAGGGCGCCTACACCGCGGGCTGGATGTACTTCCTCAACTGGGCGACCACCGGCATCGCCGACATCACCGCCGTCGCCACCTACACCCACTACTGGGGCATGTTCTCCGACATACCGCAGTGGGTGATCGCCCTCATCGCGCTGGCCGTCGTCCTCACCGTCAACCTGATCTCGGTGAAGATCTTCGGCGAGCTGGAGTTCTGGTTCGCGATCATCAAGGTCGGCGCGCTCGTCCTCTTCATGTGCATCGGCATCTTCCTGCTGGTCACGCAGCACCCCGTCGACGGCCACAGCCCCGGCCCGTCCCTCATCAGCGACAGCGGCGGCGTCTTCCCGAACGGCCTGCTTCCCATGCTGCTGATCATCCAGGGCGTCGTCTTCGCCTACGCCTCCGTCGAGCTGGTCGGCGTCGCCGCCGGTGAGACCGAGAACCCCGAGAAGATCATGCCCAAGGCGATCAACTCGATCATGTGGCGCGTCGGCCTGTTCTACGTCGGCTCGGTCGTCCTGCTGTCGATGCTGCTGCCGTGGAACAAGTACACCGCCGGCGAGAGCCCCTTCGTGACCGTGCTGGGCAACATCGGCATCCCGGCGGCCGGTGACGTGATGAACCTCGTCGTCCTCACCGCCGCGATGTCCTCCCTCAACTCCGGCCTCTACTCCACCGGCCGCATCCTGCGCTCCATGGCCATGGCCGGATCCGCGCCCAGGTTCACCGCCGTGATGAGCCGCAGCCAGGTCCCCTACGGCGGCATCCTGCTCACCAGCGGCATCTGCGTCCTGGGCGTCGGTCTCAACTTCGTCGTGCCCGCCGAGGCGTTCGAGATCGTGCTGAACTTCGCCGCGATCGGCATCCTCGCCACCTGGGGCCTGATCATGATCTGTCACCTCCTCTTCTGGCAGAAGACCCAGAAGGGCGAGCTGACCCGCCCGGACTACCGGCTTCCGGGCTCCCCCTGGACCGAGATCGTGACGCTGGCGTTCCTCGCCTCCGTCCTGGTCCTCATGTACGCCGACGGCGGCGCGGGACGCACCACCGTGCTGTGCCTGCCGCTGATCGTCGGGGCACTGGTCGTCGGATGGTTCGCCATCCGAGGCCGTGTCGCCGCCAAGTCCACCACCGGAGCCGACGCGTGA
- a CDS encoding asparaginase: MYSSSPADAPLVREPVHAPVAHLIRGGIVEGIHYGSVVVLGADQEVQLQLGDIEAAFYPRSALKPLQAVAMVRAGLPLDGELLSLTAASHSGEERHLAGSRRILELAGLTEGHLRNVPDLPYDPVVRDAWVREGRMPSRLAQNCSGKHAAMLYTCMLNGWSLEDYLDPGHPLQQAVAEIVEDLTGQRVARVTVDGCGAPLFSISLHGLARATARITTAVPGTPEARVADAMREHAEMASGSGRDVAALMRAVPGLLSKDGFEGVQVAALADGRAVAVKIADGANRARVPVTAAALARAGVNPELLTEFAGEPLLGGGEPVGCVRPVRALDPVPSTACV; this comes from the coding sequence ATGTACAGCAGTTCCCCGGCGGACGCACCCCTTGTCCGTGAACCCGTCCACGCCCCCGTCGCCCACCTCATCCGCGGTGGCATCGTCGAAGGCATCCACTACGGCTCCGTCGTCGTCCTCGGCGCCGACCAGGAGGTACAGCTCCAGCTCGGCGACATCGAGGCCGCCTTCTACCCGCGCTCCGCGCTCAAGCCCCTCCAGGCCGTGGCCATGGTCCGGGCCGGGCTCCCGCTCGACGGCGAGCTGCTGTCGCTGACCGCGGCCAGCCACTCCGGCGAGGAACGCCACCTCGCCGGCTCCCGGCGCATCCTCGAACTCGCCGGGCTCACCGAGGGCCATCTGCGCAACGTGCCGGACCTGCCCTACGACCCGGTCGTCCGGGACGCCTGGGTGCGTGAGGGCCGGATGCCCTCCCGGCTCGCCCAGAACTGCTCCGGCAAGCACGCCGCCATGCTCTACACCTGCATGCTCAACGGCTGGTCCCTGGAGGACTACCTCGACCCGGGCCACCCGCTCCAGCAGGCCGTCGCCGAGATCGTCGAGGACCTCACCGGGCAGCGCGTCGCCCGGGTGACCGTCGACGGCTGCGGCGCGCCCCTGTTCTCCATCTCCCTGCACGGTCTCGCCCGCGCCACCGCCCGCATCACCACCGCGGTGCCGGGCACGCCCGAGGCGAGGGTGGCCGACGCGATGCGTGAGCACGCCGAGATGGCGTCCGGCTCGGGCCGGGACGTCGCGGCGCTGATGCGGGCCGTTCCCGGGCTGCTCAGCAAGGACGGCTTCGAGGGCGTGCAGGTCGCCGCGCTGGCGGACGGGCGGGCCGTGGCGGTGAAGATCGCCGACGGTGCGAATCGGGCTCGTGTCCCGGTCACCGCCGCCGCGTTGGCCCGTGCGGGCGTCAACCCGGAACTGCTCACAGAGTTCGCGGGTGAGCCGCTGCTCGGGGGTGGCGAACCGGTGGGCTGTGTGCGGCCGGTGCGTGCGCTGGATCCGGTTCCGTCCACGGCGTGCGTCTAA
- the aspA gene encoding aspartate ammonia-lyase — MTAATRSEHDLLGDRDVPADAYWGVHTLRATENFPITGMPISSYPHLIEALAAVKEAAALANEELGLLEPKKAAAIVAACREIRDGKLHDQFVVDVVQGGAGTSTNMNANEVVANRALELLGHAKGEYRYLHPNEDVNLGQSTNDVYPTAVKIATVFAVRGLLSAMSVLQDTFAGKAVEFHDVLKMGRTQLQDAVPMTLGQEFSAYAVMIDEDRSRLAEAVELIHEINLGATAIGTGLNAPAGYAESARRHLAALTGLPLVTAANLVEATQDCGAFVQMSGVLKRIAVKLSKSCNDLRLLSSGPRAGLNEINLPPVQAGSSIMPGKVNPVIPEVVNQVAFEVIGNDVTITMAAEAGQLQLNAFEPIILHSLSESITHLRAACLTLAERCVAGITANTEALRATVENSIGLVTALNPHIGYTAATDIAKEALVSGRGVAELVLEKGLLPAETLAGLLRPEVLAGSGPAPTA; from the coding sequence ATGACCGCCGCCACCCGCTCCGAACACGATCTGCTCGGCGACCGTGACGTTCCCGCCGACGCCTACTGGGGTGTCCACACCCTGCGGGCCACGGAGAACTTCCCCATCACGGGCATGCCCATCTCCTCCTACCCCCACCTGATCGAGGCCCTGGCCGCCGTCAAGGAGGCCGCCGCCCTCGCCAACGAGGAACTCGGGCTGCTGGAGCCGAAGAAGGCCGCAGCCATCGTCGCCGCCTGCCGCGAGATACGCGACGGCAAGCTGCACGACCAGTTCGTGGTCGACGTCGTCCAGGGCGGCGCCGGCACGTCCACCAACATGAACGCCAACGAGGTCGTGGCCAACCGGGCGCTGGAACTGCTGGGCCACGCCAAGGGCGAGTACCGGTACTTGCACCCGAACGAGGACGTCAACCTCGGCCAGTCCACCAATGACGTCTACCCGACCGCGGTCAAGATCGCGACGGTGTTCGCGGTGCGTGGGCTGCTCTCGGCGATGTCCGTCCTGCAGGACACGTTCGCCGGCAAGGCCGTCGAGTTCCACGATGTGCTCAAGATGGGCCGTACACAGTTGCAGGACGCGGTCCCGATGACCCTCGGGCAGGAGTTCTCCGCATACGCGGTCATGATTGACGAGGACCGGTCCCGTCTTGCCGAGGCCGTCGAGTTGATCCATGAGATCAACCTGGGTGCCACGGCGATCGGCACCGGCCTCAACGCCCCCGCCGGATACGCGGAGTCGGCCCGCCGCCACCTGGCCGCCCTCACGGGCCTGCCCTTGGTGACCGCGGCCAACCTGGTCGAGGCGACCCAGGACTGCGGTGCCTTCGTCCAGATGTCGGGCGTGCTCAAGCGCATCGCGGTCAAGCTCTCCAAGAGCTGCAACGACCTGCGGCTGCTGTCCTCCGGCCCGCGCGCCGGCCTCAACGAGATCAACCTGCCGCCGGTGCAGGCCGGCTCGTCCATCATGCCCGGCAAGGTCAACCCGGTGATCCCCGAGGTCGTCAACCAGGTCGCCTTCGAGGTGATCGGCAACGACGTCACCATCACCATGGCCGCCGAGGCCGGACAGCTCCAGCTCAACGCGTTCGAGCCGATCATCCTGCACTCCCTGTCGGAGTCCATCACCCATCTGCGCGCGGCCTGCCTCACCCTCGCCGAGCGCTGCGTGGCCGGCATCACCGCCAACACCGAGGCGCTGCGCGCCACCGTCGAGAACTCCATCGGCCTGGTCACCGCCCTCAACCCGCACATCGGCTACACGGCGGCCACCGACATCGCCAAGGAGGCCCTCGTCTCCGGCCGGGGCGTCGCCGAACTCGTCCTGGAGAAGGGCCTGCTACCCGCCGAGACCCTCGCCGGCCTGCTGCGCCCGGAGGTCCTGGCGGGCAGCGGCCCGGCTCCGACGGCCTGA
- a CDS encoding glutaminase produces the protein MVIMTSSTTFQPVLERIAEEIERTPGRGRPADYIPALAARDPRRFGMAVAEPDGTVYGVGDWREPFSAQSLTKVFTLALDLAREGDALWEHVGREPSGNPFNSLVQLEYENGIPRNPFINAGALVVTDRLHTRTGDASGELLAFLRAESGNPGLDFDEEVAASETAHGDRNAALGHFMAAYGNIDNPVPVLLDEYFRQCSLTASCADLALATTFLARHGLRADGTRLLTRSQAKQINAIMLTCGTYDAAGDFAYRVGLPGKSGVGGGIIAVVPGRCTLCVWSPGLDERGNSVAGVAALDRFTTLTGLSVF, from the coding sequence ATGGTGATCATGACATCGTCGACGACCTTCCAGCCGGTCCTGGAGCGCATCGCCGAGGAGATCGAGCGGACCCCCGGCCGAGGCCGGCCCGCCGACTACATCCCGGCGCTCGCGGCCCGCGACCCGCGCCGGTTCGGCATGGCCGTCGCCGAGCCCGACGGCACGGTGTACGGCGTGGGGGACTGGCGGGAGCCGTTCTCCGCGCAGTCCCTCACCAAGGTCTTCACCCTCGCCCTCGACCTGGCCCGCGAGGGCGACGCCCTGTGGGAGCACGTCGGCCGCGAGCCCTCCGGCAACCCCTTCAACTCCCTCGTCCAGCTGGAGTACGAGAACGGCATCCCGCGCAACCCGTTCATCAACGCGGGCGCCCTCGTCGTCACCGACCGGCTGCACACCCGTACCGGCGACGCCTCCGGCGAGCTGCTGGCGTTCCTGCGGGCGGAGAGCGGCAACCCCGGCCTGGACTTCGACGAGGAGGTCGCCGCCTCCGAGACGGCGCACGGCGATCGCAACGCCGCCCTCGGCCACTTCATGGCGGCCTACGGCAACATCGACAACCCGGTGCCGGTCCTGCTCGACGAGTACTTCCGGCAGTGCTCGCTCACCGCGTCCTGCGCCGACCTCGCCCTCGCCACGACCTTCCTGGCCCGCCACGGTCTCCGCGCCGACGGCACCCGGCTGCTGACCCGCAGCCAGGCCAAGCAGATCAACGCGATCATGCTGACCTGCGGCACGTACGACGCGGCGGGCGACTTCGCCTACCGCGTCGGACTGCCCGGCAAGAGCGGCGTGGGCGGCGGCATCATCGCCGTCGTCCCGGGCCGCTGCACCCTGTGCGTATGGAGCCCGGGCCTGGACGAACGCGGCAATTCGGTGGCGGGAGTGGCGGCCCTCGACCGGTTCACGACGCTGACCGGCCTCTCCGTCTTCTGA
- the mptB gene encoding polyprenol phosphomannose-dependent alpha 1,6 mannosyltransferase MptB, producing MAFPVDLRRCQILGLAGTAFLAAGGETAGALPVRDLLHPSSAGAALGLVGVYFGVVLLIAAWALLGRLVRGPRPPTPRALLLVLAVWAAPLLLAPPLFSRDVYSYLAQGAMIEAHMDVYAHGPARLGGPLADEVAPLWRHTGAPYGPVFLAVAAALSALTRGELPAGLFGMRLVALAGVALMAAALPRLARHSGADPSAALWLGALNPLVLLHLVAGAHNDAVMLGLLGVGLVAALGRWPVLGAVLVTLAALVKAPAVLGLAAVVVLQVRAGRGPAKAVLTTTVAAAGTTVAATAVAGTGYGWIGALNTPVSPQNWALTTLLGRATRALLEHLGSDLAPLAIPAWHALGIAAAVVAIVLIWLRLRPRPVYALGLSLAAVAALGPAIRPWYALWGLFLIAAATPSTSVRHRTAAVTGVLALCVLPSGGAADTGQLVLAVSGGVLAVVVLWQARQAELAPALGRAA from the coding sequence ATGGCTTTCCCCGTCGATCTCCGCCGCTGCCAGATACTCGGTCTGGCCGGAACCGCCTTCCTCGCGGCGGGCGGTGAGACGGCCGGCGCCCTGCCCGTACGGGACCTCCTCCACCCGTCCTCCGCCGGCGCGGCCCTCGGACTGGTCGGTGTGTACTTCGGCGTCGTCCTGCTGATCGCGGCCTGGGCACTGCTGGGCCGCCTGGTGCGCGGGCCGAGGCCGCCCACTCCCCGTGCCCTGCTGCTCGTCCTCGCCGTCTGGGCGGCGCCGTTGCTGCTCGCCCCGCCGCTGTTCAGCCGGGACGTCTACAGCTACCTCGCCCAGGGGGCGATGATCGAGGCGCACATGGACGTCTACGCGCACGGACCGGCCCGGCTCGGCGGCCCGCTCGCCGACGAGGTCGCCCCGCTCTGGCGGCACACCGGAGCCCCGTACGGCCCGGTGTTCCTCGCCGTCGCGGCGGCCCTGTCCGCTCTGACCCGGGGGGAACTGCCCGCCGGGCTGTTCGGGATGCGGCTCGTCGCGCTCGCCGGCGTGGCCCTGATGGCGGCCGCACTGCCCCGGCTCGCCCGGCACAGCGGCGCCGACCCGTCCGCCGCGCTGTGGCTGGGCGCCCTCAACCCGCTCGTCCTGCTGCACCTGGTGGCGGGCGCCCACAACGACGCCGTCATGCTCGGCCTGCTCGGCGTCGGCCTGGTGGCGGCGCTCGGCCGGTGGCCGGTCCTCGGCGCCGTCCTCGTCACGCTCGCCGCCCTGGTCAAGGCGCCCGCCGTCCTCGGACTCGCCGCCGTCGTCGTCCTCCAGGTCCGCGCGGGCCGCGGTCCCGCGAAGGCGGTCCTGACCACCACCGTCGCGGCCGCCGGGACCACCGTCGCCGCCACGGCCGTGGCCGGCACCGGATACGGCTGGATAGGCGCCCTGAACACCCCCGTCTCACCCCAGAACTGGGCCCTGACCACCCTGCTCGGCCGCGCCACCCGGGCCCTGCTGGAACACCTCGGCAGCGACCTCGCGCCCCTGGCGATCCCCGCCTGGCACGCGCTCGGCATCGCGGCGGCCGTGGTCGCGATCGTGCTGATATGGCTCCGGCTGCGCCCACGGCCGGTCTACGCCCTGGGCCTGAGCCTCGCCGCGGTGGCCGCCCTCGGCCCGGCGATCCGACCCTGGTACGCCCTGTGGGGCCTGTTCCTCATCGCCGCCGCCACGCCCAGCACCTCCGTACGCCACCGCACGGCGGCCGTGACCGGTGTGCTCGCGCTCTGCGTCCTGCCCAGCGGCGGCGCGGCGGACACGGGGCAACTCGTCCTCGCCGTCTCCGGCGGCGTGCTCGCGGTCGTCGTCCTGTGGCAGGCCCGCCAGGCCGAACTCGCCCCGGCGCTGGGACGCGCGGCATGA